The nucleotide window GCATGTTCAAAAAAATACCAGACGTACCAGAACCAGACCAACTAATAGACAGAGCATTCAAAAAAGCCAGACAAGAACACAAACAACAAAGCAAAAACAAAGAAATACAAAAAATCCACATAGCAGCAGAACTCATCAAAACCGAACTAGAAAAAATAATAAACAAATACCCAAGCTTCGACCAACTACCCCAATTCTACTACGACCTAGCAACCACAACAATAGACATAGACAAAACAAAAAAAGCACTCGCAACAGTCAACTGGGCAAGAAACATGATGGAAACAATCATAAGCAAATCCCACAAAAAAAGAAGCCATAAAACCGACCTAGAAATAAGAAAAGAAGCATACGGCCGAATAGCATCAATACTAAAAGAAATAAACCCAGAACTAAACCACCTAAGACAAACCAGAAAACAACTCAGACAAATCCCAGAAATCAAAAAAATGCCAACAATCGTTATATCAGGATACCCCAACGTAGGAAAATCCACAATACTAAGCCAAATAACCAGCAGCAGACCAAAAATAGAGACATACCCATTCACAACCAAAAACCTAGAAATAGGAATACTAGAAAAAAACTACGTAAAATACCAGATCATAGACACACCAGGAATACTAGACCGACCACTATCAAAAAGAAACAACATAGAAAAAAAAGCAATACACGCACTAAAACACGTAGCCAACTCAATAATACACGTAATGGACCCAACAGGCAGATGTGGATACCCAACCGAACAACAAGAAAAACTATACCAAGAAATACAAAAAACCTTCCCAAACACACCAATATTCAAAGCCTACAACAAAACAGACATACACAACCAAGAAATCAAAGAAGGATACCCAATATCAGCAAAAACAGGCAAAGGAATACAAAAACTACTAAAAGACGCAATAAAACCAATAGAAATAGAAAAACCATGGGAAAAATACCAAAACTAACCAAACAACAATCAAAAAGACAAACCAAAAACCAAAACAACAACCAAAAAACCAACAATCGCCCCAGAATTAAGCAAAGGCAAACCAGCCTGCGGCTTACCCCTCAAAACCAATAAACTAAGCCCAACATAACCAACAAGACACCCCACAAAAGACCCAAAAGCAGCAGCCGAACCAACAAACGAATAAGCAGAAACCGTTAAAATCGATGGAATAATAGCATCACCCAAACCCATATAAAAAGCCTTCCTATCACCCTCACCATCAAAAGACTCCTCACCAAAAGAATAATCCCTTTCCCACGGAACAACAAAAAGAATCGGAATCCTCATTTTAACAGCACTACCAGCCAAACTAATCATATGTCTAGTCTTATAAACAGCAATAGCATCATAGATAGCTAAAACAACAAGTAAAAGAATAACCGGCCATACAGTGAAAGAAACACCAAAAATCGCTACAACCCCAGCAGCAACAAACAACCCAACAACATTAACAACATACCACTCACGATGAAAAACAACCAAACCAAACAAAAACAAAGCAGGAGCCAAAGCATAAAGAAAACTAACCTCAAGCCCCAAACCAAAAACCCTGCCAAACAAAGCCGTAAAAGAATAAATCAAAGTTAAAAACACAGCCAAACCAATAACAACCTCAATAAACCATTTAGACTTCCTTTCATGCATAAACAAAAAAAACAACGTAAACAACAAAATAAAAACAACAATAACAATCGGATTCAAAACAGACTCAGGATCACCAAAAGCCTGAAGCTCCTCAGCCTTAAAAAACACAGATAGATACACAGCAAAAACCTGAGTAATTACAATAAAAAGACCCATTGAAACAACAGGCAACAAACTCCTATCACTCACCTACCGAACCTCCTTTCACGACTCCTAAACTCATCAAGAACACACCTAACCAAATCCCTATCCAACGCCTTAAAACTATCAACAAAAAAAATCTCAGAATAACTCAAACCCCACAAAAGACTGTTCGGCAACCTTTCCTCACCAACCTTAATCAAAATATCCAGGTCACCAGAACTAAAAAACTGATTCAAAAAATCCTCATCAACATCTCTCAATGAAACCTCACCAGAACCAACCAAACTACAAACCCTTTTTATAGAACGAACAACCTCATCCCGCCCCTTCTTACAGACAACAACCACCTGCCCACCTTCACTAAAACCACCTAAAACCTTCTTCTTTAAACTAGTAGGAGCCCCAGGAAAACCAAACACAACCTCAGAAACACCAGAATCCCTAAACTCATCAACAACAGAAACCAACCTACCAACTTCAATAGAATCCCAATCAGGAACTACAATCCCAACCCTATTTATATCCCATGAATCCCCCAATCTAAACACCAAAACCATACCTACTAAATACTCAATAATACCTTTAAACCTAAAAACACTTTACTTTACCCTTAACTTTCCTAAGAGTTTGAGAACACAATAACTCTATTCACCCATCTTTAAGAAGAGGGGTGGGATGTCACAAATGCAAAACAACCAAATAAAGAGCTATAATAAAAGAACTACTTCAGTCTTGAGAGAAATCAGTAGCGGCTCCAACAACAACCTGTCCATAAGAAACTCCACCATCACCAGGAGGAACCCTTTCATTAACCAACACACTTAAACCTTCATCACTACCCCTCACATAACTCTTTATCTCATCCATAATCATTTTATTATAAGAAACCCCACCGGAAACAGCTATATTATCAACATCATGTTCAACCGCTGTCTCAACAGCTATCTCAGCCAAACCCCTAGCTAAACTAACTTGAGCAGTTGCAGCAACATCCTTTTTTGGATAATCATCCATTAAATCGATTAAATCAATAAATAACTCCCTTGTATCCACTTTAATCAAACCATCTTCTTCAACAAAAGATATATCCAACGAAACCGGCTCCCCCTCACTAGCTATAGCTTCAAGCTTCATAGCCGGCTCCCCCTCATAACTCCTATGATAACAAACACCAAGAAGAGCAGCAACACCATCCAAAAACCGTCCAGCACTAGAGGTACGGAAAACATTAAAAGAACCCTCCAACTGTTGAATAACACTCTCAACTTCATCACTACCATGACGGAACCATAAACCACTTAACAAATCCCTAAGCCCATCAAAAGGATAAAGAATCCCAGCAACCATCCTCGAAGGATAGATAGCTGCAGCATCACCACCCGGCATCAATGAATTAGACAACCCACCAACCCTCTCAAAACTATCTAAACCTGCTAAAAGAACCTCACCACCCCAAACAGAACCATCCTCCCCATAACCAGCACCATCAACAGCTATACCCACAACCCTCTCCACATCATGTTCCCCCATAACAGAAGCAATATGCGCATGATGATGTTGAACCTCAATAGGCGAACCAATCTCCCTAGCATACCTAGAACTCCTATATCCAGGATGAAGATCACAAACAATCAACTCAGGCAAACTACAGCCAGTTAAATCAAGAAGATGTTGAACAACCTCCTTAAAATAACTAAAAACCAATGGACTATCAACATCACCTACATACTGAGAAACAACACACTCACCACCAACACCAATCGCAACAGTATTATCCAATTCAGCTCCAAAACCAAAAACAGGACCTCCAGAAACAGGAATACCCAAAGGCTGGGGAACAAAACCCCTAGACCTCCTAATAAACCGTTTATTATCACCATGAAGCCTTAAAACAGAGTCATCACATCTAGAAACAATTTCACGATCATGAAGTAAAAAACTATCACAAACATCACCTAACTCACTCAATATCTCATCATTCTTAACATGCATAGGCCTACCAGGTAGATTACCACTCGTCATAACAACCGGCTTATCAATAAAATCAAACAACAAATGATGAATCCCCGAATACGGCAACATAACCCCAACCGTATGTAAACCAGGAGCTAAATTATCAGGTAGCGGAAAAGAACTATTTTTCTCCAACAACACAATCGGCCTTTTAATAGACTTTAAAACCTCTTCCTCAACATCACTTACCTCAGCGAAACCCTCAACAACATCCAAGTCAGGCGCCATAACAGCAAAAGGCTGTCGCCCCCTACCTAAACGCTCTCTAAGCAAACCAACCGGTTTTTCCTCAGCAAGACAGACAAGATGTGTACCACCACTCCCCTTAACTGCAACAACACTACCTTCAAGAATATCCCGAGCAACAACCCGTATAGGACTATCATCACAACTAGGAACACGATAGATAGTAGGACCACAATCAGGACAAGCAATAGTCTGTGCATGATAACGCCTATCCCCTGGATCCCTATACTCCTCACGACAAGCACTACACATCTCAAAAACAGACATCGAAGTATTCTCACGATCGTAAGGGAGATCTTCAACAACAGTGAAACGTGGACCACAGTTCACACAAGAAGTAGCCCAATAACCCCCAAACCTACCACCACCACGTATATCATCTAGACAATCACCACAAACAGCCGTATCTGGAGGAACAACACCAGCACCACTACCCTCACCAGAAGACCCAGCAATATCAAAACCACTTAAACCCTCAACCCCACCCCAACTAACCTCAACCTCACGTACATCAGAAAGAGGAGGGCCATC belongs to Methanonatronarchaeum sp. AMET-Sl and includes:
- a CDS encoding presenilin family intramembrane aspartyl protease PSH; its protein translation is MSDRSLLPVVSMGLFIVITQVFAVYLSVFFKAEELQAFGDPESVLNPIVIVVFILLFTLFFLFMHERKSKWFIEVVIGLAVFLTLIYSFTALFGRVFGLGLEVSFLYALAPALFLFGLVVFHREWYVVNVVGLFVAAGVVAIFGVSFTVWPVILLLVVLAIYDAIAVYKTRHMISLAGSAVKMRIPILFVVPWERDYSFGEESFDGEGDRKAFYMGLGDAIIPSILTVSAYSFVGSAAAFGSFVGCLVGYVGLSLLVLRGKPQAGLPLLNSGAIVGFLVVVLVFGLSF
- the hypF gene encoding carbamoyltransferase HypF; the encoded protein is MSENRSGGFSRAEILVDGVVQGVGFRPFVYRSAVALGLDGFVRNLGAMGVEVVVEGERAEIESFIDCLRSDGPPLSDVREVEVSWGGVEGLSGFDIAGSSGEGSGAGVVPPDTAVCGDCLDDIRGGGRFGGYWATSCVNCGPRFTVVEDLPYDRENTSMSVFEMCSACREEYRDPGDRRYHAQTIACPDCGPTIYRVPSCDDSPIRVVARDILEGSVVAVKGSGGTHLVCLAEEKPVGLLRERLGRGRQPFAVMAPDLDVVEGFAEVSDVEEEVLKSIKRPIVLLEKNSSFPLPDNLAPGLHTVGVMLPYSGIHHLLFDFIDKPVVMTSGNLPGRPMHVKNDEILSELGDVCDSFLLHDREIVSRCDDSVLRLHGDNKRFIRRSRGFVPQPLGIPVSGGPVFGFGAELDNTVAIGVGGECVVSQYVGDVDSPLVFSYFKEVVQHLLDLTGCSLPELIVCDLHPGYRSSRYAREIGSPIEVQHHHAHIASVMGEHDVERVVGIAVDGAGYGEDGSVWGGEVLLAGLDSFERVGGLSNSLMPGGDAAAIYPSRMVAGILYPFDGLRDLLSGLWFRHGSDEVESVIQQLEGSFNVFRTSSAGRFLDGVAALLGVCYHRSYEGEPAMKLEAIASEGEPVSLDISFVEEDGLIKVDTRELFIDLIDLMDDYPKKDVAATAQVSLARGLAEIAVETAVEHDVDNIAVSGGVSYNKMIMDEIKSYVRGSDEGLSVLVNERVPPGDGGVSYGQVVVGAATDFSQD
- a CDS encoding undecaprenyl diphosphate synthase family protein, producing the protein MGDSWDINRVGIVVPDWDSIEVGRLVSVVDEFRDSGVSEVVFGFPGAPTSLKKKVLGGFSEGGQVVVVCKKGRDEVVRSIKRVCSLVGSGEVSLRDVDEDFLNQFFSSGDLDILIKVGEERLPNSLLWGLSYSEIFFVDSFKALDRDLVRCVLDEFRSRERRFGR
- a CDS encoding GTPase; this encodes MFKKIPDVPEPDQLIDRAFKKARQEHKQQSKNKEIQKIHIAAELIKTELEKIINKYPSFDQLPQFYYDLATTTIDIDKTKKALATVNWARNMMETIISKSHKKRSHKTDLEIRKEAYGRIASILKEINPELNHLRQTRKQLRQIPEIKKMPTIVISGYPNVGKSTILSQITSSRPKIETYPFTTKNLEIGILEKNYVKYQIIDTPGILDRPLSKRNNIEKKAIHALKHVANSIIHVMDPTGRCGYPTEQQEKLYQEIQKTFPNTPIFKAYNKTDIHNQEIKEGYPISAKTGKGIQKLLKDAIKPIEIEKPWEKYQN